In Pseudoalteromonas piratica, the following proteins share a genomic window:
- a CDS encoding DUF4124 domain-containing protein — MRQYQIEILLLFVSLIAFNANAKIYKWTDEKGNVHFSDKPTHQDAQTITVNSGHGIKSNAKHYDFSTSSSSSSVNCNKASKNALSILKKMSKKGSESYAKLAHPSALPTFIAKCNSELSTSNRKRWECAQNARGVLELIGTCKLMED; from the coding sequence ATGAGACAGTATCAAATCGAGATTTTATTGCTCTTCGTTTCATTAATAGCGTTTAATGCTAACGCAAAAATTTATAAATGGACTGATGAAAAAGGCAACGTACATTTTTCTGATAAACCTACTCATCAAGATGCACAGACAATCACTGTAAACTCTGGACATGGAATAAAATCAAATGCTAAACACTATGACTTTTCAACGAGTAGTTCGTCTAGTTCAGTAAACTGCAATAAAGCCAGTAAAAATGCTCTATCCATATTGAAAAAAATGTCAAAAAAAGGCAGCGAATCGTATGCCAAACTCGCTCACCCCAGTGCGCTGCCTACTTTTATTGCTAAATGTAACAGCGAGTTATCAACGTCAAATCGAAAACGTTGGGAATGTGCTCAAAATGCACGTGGCGTACTTGAGTTAATTGGTACGTGCAAGTTAATGGAAGACTAA
- a CDS encoding polysaccharide deacetylase family protein has translation MRKQLLYISVTTLLLLSLSLTAKQIAFTFDDAPRQANGYFDGPTRAKTLIKELQDHGIKQAAFFATTSHLNEEGKTRLKAYANAGHIIANHTHTHPDINKTTLVAYLEEITTAHNQIKDYPNFKPWFRFPYLREGDTQQKRDGVRAYLAKNGYHNAYITLNNYDWYIENLLQDALKSGKEIDFEKLKEFYIDVIIQGAQYYDELAVKYLGHSPKHVILLHEMDITAMFVGDLADAFRQKGWQVISPEKAYQDPIASYQTERVMKYNPGRIGEIAKDKGQTKRLWHNTLDETYLKARFDKEVVKK, from the coding sequence ATGCGAAAGCAGCTACTTTATATATCCGTTACAACATTATTATTGCTTTCATTGAGTTTAACGGCAAAGCAAATAGCCTTTACCTTTGATGATGCGCCGAGGCAAGCTAACGGCTATTTTGATGGGCCAACCCGCGCGAAAACCCTGATTAAAGAATTACAGGATCACGGTATAAAACAAGCGGCATTTTTCGCAACCACTAGCCATTTAAATGAAGAAGGCAAAACGCGCTTAAAGGCGTACGCCAATGCTGGTCACATTATTGCTAACCACACGCATACACACCCCGATATCAATAAAACGACTTTAGTTGCCTATTTAGAAGAAATTACAACGGCTCATAACCAGATTAAAGATTACCCAAACTTTAAACCTTGGTTTCGCTTCCCCTATTTGCGAGAAGGCGATACTCAACAAAAGCGTGATGGGGTACGCGCTTATTTAGCCAAAAATGGTTATCACAATGCATATATCACACTCAATAATTACGACTGGTACATTGAAAACTTATTACAAGATGCGCTTAAAAGTGGCAAAGAAATCGACTTTGAAAAGCTAAAAGAGTTTTACATTGATGTAATTATACAAGGTGCGCAATACTACGATGAATTAGCAGTAAAATATTTAGGCCACTCGCCAAAACACGTTATTTTATTACATGAAATGGATATTACCGCCATGTTTGTTGGCGACTTAGCCGATGCTTTTCGCCAAAAAGGATGGCAAGTCATTTCGCCAGAAAAAGCCTACCAAGACCCAATTGCCAGTTATCAAACAGAGCGTGTGATGAAATATAACCCAGGACGCATTGGCGAAATCGCAAAAGATAAAGGCCAAACAAAAAGGCTTTGGCACAACACATTAGATGAAACGTATTTAAAAGCGCGCTTTGACAAGGAAGTAGTGAAAAAGTGA